A region from the Cellvibrio sp. PSBB006 genome encodes:
- a CDS encoding YqgE/AlgH family protein, translating into MTTHDDLTTSELTAGSLRDHFLIAMPGMRDSAFAHSVTYICEHTDKGAMGIVINNAMPLFIRDIFVQMELADAAGIGSRAVFAGGPVQIERGFVLHSSEKEWQSTLKISPRISLTASRDIIEALADGRGPEEYLIALGYAGWGEGQLEAEVAANSWLTVPSDGNIIFHTPHEQRWAAAAQPLGIDLNLISSVAGHA; encoded by the coding sequence ATGACAACACACGACGATCTCACCACTTCTGAACTCACGGCTGGCAGCCTCCGCGATCATTTCCTGATTGCTATGCCAGGTATGCGGGATTCCGCCTTCGCGCATTCGGTTACTTACATTTGTGAACATACAGATAAAGGTGCCATGGGTATTGTGATTAACAATGCGATGCCGTTGTTTATTCGCGATATTTTTGTGCAGATGGAATTGGCTGACGCGGCGGGCATCGGCAGTCGGGCGGTATTTGCCGGTGGGCCGGTACAGATTGAGCGCGGGTTTGTCTTGCATTCCAGCGAAAAAGAATGGCAATCCACACTCAAGATTTCTCCGCGAATTAGCCTGACAGCATCACGCGATATCATCGAAGCTCTGGCCGATGGGCGTGGGCCAGAAGAGTATTTAATTGCCTTGGGTTATGCCGGTTGGGGCGAAGGGCAATTGGAAGCCGAGGTCGCCGCCAATTCCTGGCTTACTGTGCCATCCGACGGCAATATCATCTTCCACACTCCGCATGAACAACGTTGGGCGGCAGCGGCGCAACCTTTAGGTATTGATTTGAATTTGATCTCCAGTGTCGCAGGGCACGCGTAA
- a CDS encoding energy transducer TonB encodes MNSVAMSPALDEARVDTGDRLSFTFFLALVVHALIILGVGFNLQQPNQSQTLEITLATHKSAKTPEQADFIAQHSQEASGTEDEARQLTTERQAEFADSEVRDVNPMPQTQAASPNERKDDQLISTVADNQRQVQVQTDPEPLDEQQQRDGLLQEQTFTTEIASLQAKLDRQRQEYAKRPRIRTLTSVSTKESFDAKYLHEWSTKIEQVGNENYPQEALSQRITGQLRLSVVINPDGTIHEIDMLQSSGQRIFDEAARQIVRLAAPFAVFPPEIRQQADRLQIIRTWNFEITGLSTSAE; translated from the coding sequence ATGAATTCTGTTGCTATGTCACCAGCACTGGATGAGGCGCGAGTCGATACCGGCGATCGTTTGAGTTTTACGTTTTTTCTTGCCTTGGTCGTCCATGCCCTGATCATTTTGGGGGTGGGTTTTAACCTGCAGCAACCCAACCAGTCTCAGACACTGGAGATTACCCTCGCTACCCACAAGTCGGCCAAAACGCCGGAACAGGCCGACTTCATCGCGCAGCATAGCCAGGAGGCCAGCGGCACAGAAGACGAAGCCAGGCAGTTGACCACTGAGCGTCAGGCTGAGTTTGCCGACTCAGAGGTGCGTGACGTCAATCCTATGCCGCAAACCCAGGCCGCTTCACCCAATGAGCGTAAAGATGACCAGTTGATCAGTACGGTTGCCGATAACCAGCGGCAAGTGCAGGTTCAGACAGATCCGGAGCCCTTGGATGAGCAACAGCAGCGCGACGGCCTTTTGCAGGAGCAAACATTTACTACGGAGATTGCCAGCTTGCAGGCCAAGTTGGATCGCCAGCGTCAGGAATATGCCAAGCGCCCGCGCATTCGCACCCTCACATCGGTATCTACGAAAGAATCCTTCGACGCCAAATATCTGCATGAATGGAGTACAAAGATCGAGCAGGTAGGCAACGAAAACTATCCGCAGGAAGCGCTAAGCCAACGCATTACCGGCCAGCTGCGCCTCTCCGTGGTCATTAACCCCGATGGCACCATCCACGAAATCGACATGTTGCAGTCCTCCGGGCAGCGTATCTTTGATGAAGCGGCGCGTCAGATTGTGCGTTTGGCGGCGCCCTTTGCAGTCTTCCCACCGGAGATTCGTCAACAAGCTGATCGCTTGCAAATCATCCGCACCTGGAATTTTGAGATTACCGGTCTGTCTACCTCAGCAGAGTAA
- the gshB gene encoding glutathione synthase, which yields MTISLGVVMDPIASIKYYKDTTLALLLAAQERGWDLYYMEQSDLYLLQGEARASVRALFVADNADTWYELGPREDKSLAEINVVLMRKDPPFDNEYIYSTYILEAAEKQGTLVLNKPQSLRDCNEKVFATQFPQCCPPVLVSRNARQLRDFHRQHQDVIFKPLDGMGGSSIFRCREDDPNVGVILETLTQHGTQLTMAQRYIPEISAGDKRILVVDGEPIPYCLARIPAQGETRGNLAAGGTGVAQPLSERDRWIVAQVAPTLKAKGLLFVGLDVIGDYLTEINVTSPTCAREIDKAYNTRIGARFMDAIAGYLAAKGIQER from the coding sequence ATGACCATCTCCCTCGGCGTTGTGATGGACCCCATCGCAAGCATCAAATATTACAAAGATACCACCCTCGCATTGCTGTTGGCTGCCCAGGAACGGGGATGGGATCTTTATTATATGGAGCAAAGTGATCTTTATTTATTACAGGGCGAAGCCCGTGCCAGTGTGCGGGCATTGTTCGTCGCGGACAATGCCGATACCTGGTATGAGCTGGGTCCCCGAGAGGATAAGTCGCTGGCAGAGATCAACGTTGTTCTGATGCGCAAGGATCCACCTTTCGATAATGAATATATATATAGCACTTATATTCTGGAAGCAGCTGAAAAACAGGGTACTTTGGTGCTGAATAAGCCACAAAGCCTGCGCGATTGTAATGAAAAGGTATTCGCCACCCAGTTTCCCCAGTGTTGCCCGCCGGTTTTGGTCAGCCGTAACGCCAGACAACTGCGTGATTTTCATCGGCAACATCAGGATGTGATCTTCAAGCCCCTGGATGGAATGGGAGGCAGTAGTATCTTCCGTTGTAGGGAAGATGATCCCAATGTAGGCGTTATTCTGGAAACACTGACGCAACATGGAACCCAATTGACTATGGCCCAGCGTTATATTCCAGAGATCAGCGCTGGCGATAAGCGCATTCTGGTTGTCGATGGCGAGCCTATTCCCTATTGTCTCGCGCGCATTCCGGCTCAGGGTGAAACCCGGGGCAACCTGGCGGCAGGTGGTACCGGTGTGGCTCAGCCTCTGAGTGAACGGGACCGCTGGATTGTGGCGCAGGTTGCGCCAACCTTGAAAGCAAAAGGGTTACTTTTTGTAGGACTGGATGTGATCGGGGATTACCTGACGGAAATCAATGTGACCAGTCCGACCTGTGCCAGGGAGATCGATAAAGCCTACAACACGCGTATTGGTGCACGGTTCATGGATGCTATTGCCGGCTACCTGGCGGCCAAGGGTATTCAGGAACGATGA
- the pilG gene encoding twitching motility response regulator PilG yields MDVSLESLKVMVIDDSKTIRRTAETLLKKAGCTVVTATDGFDALAKIADTRPDIIFVDIMMPRLDGYQTCALIKNNSEFKTTPVIMLSSKDGLFDKAKGRIVGSDQYLTKPFSKSELLDAIQAHVKHAKAS; encoded by the coding sequence ATGGACGTAAGTTTGGAAAGCCTGAAGGTGATGGTAATCGACGATAGTAAAACCATTCGCCGCACAGCAGAAACCTTGCTTAAAAAAGCAGGTTGCACGGTAGTAACAGCCACCGACGGCTTTGATGCCCTGGCGAAAATAGCTGATACCCGCCCCGACATTATCTTTGTCGATATTATGATGCCCCGCCTTGATGGCTATCAAACCTGTGCCCTGATCAAGAATAACAGCGAATTCAAGACCACACCGGTCATCATGTTATCCAGCAAAGACGGATTGTTCGACAAAGCCAAAGGACGGATTGTCGGTTCCGACCAATATCTCACCAAACCCTTCAGCAAAAGCGAATTGCTCGATGCCATTCAGGCACACGTCAAGCATGCCAAAGCCTCGTGA
- the pilH gene encoding twitching motility response regulator PilH, whose product MARVLIIDDSPTETYKLTSMLEKHGHAVLTAENGEDGIALAQKEQPDVILMDIVMPGLNGFQATRQLSKLPETSHIPVIIVTTKDQQTDRVWGMRQGAKDYLAKPIEADVLMAAIAQVMR is encoded by the coding sequence ATGGCCAGAGTATTAATCATCGACGACTCACCGACTGAGACGTATAAATTGACCAGCATGCTTGAAAAGCATGGACATGCAGTATTGACTGCAGAGAATGGCGAAGACGGTATCGCCTTGGCTCAGAAAGAACAGCCAGACGTTATTCTGATGGACATCGTGATGCCGGGCCTCAATGGGTTCCAGGCAACCCGCCAACTGTCAAAACTCCCGGAAACCTCGCACATCCCGGTCATTATTGTGACCACCAAAGATCAACAAACTGATCGTGTGTGGGGCATGCGTCAGGGTGCGAAGGATTACCTGGCGAAACCTATTGAAGCAGATGTATTGATGGCAGCAATCGCTCAGGTCATGCGCTGA
- a CDS encoding chemotaxis protein CheW produces MSEPQVAFQALLDLAQRSRAAARGLPAQTDIRPQWSGIGFSLMGSNFVAPMGEVSEMLEVPSFTHLPGVQPWVKGVANVRGRLLPIFDMATFFGDRLISGRKQRRVLVLETENLYSGLMVDQVFGMQHFPMDEYSEQAGAIASNILPFVTGSYSLGGQQWSLFRPGLLAEDPRFINAAKG; encoded by the coding sequence ATGTCAGAACCACAGGTAGCCTTTCAGGCGCTCCTCGATCTCGCACAACGCAGTCGCGCAGCAGCACGCGGTCTGCCGGCACAAACCGACATCCGCCCACAGTGGAGCGGCATCGGCTTTTCGCTCATGGGCAGCAACTTTGTAGCCCCTATGGGTGAGGTTTCCGAGATGTTGGAAGTGCCCAGCTTTACTCACTTGCCCGGCGTTCAACCCTGGGTAAAAGGCGTGGCCAATGTGCGGGGGCGACTGCTTCCCATCTTTGACATGGCAACCTTCTTTGGCGACAGACTGATCAGCGGCCGCAAACAACGCCGGGTGCTGGTCCTGGAAACCGAAAACCTGTACAGCGGTTTGATGGTAGACCAGGTCTTTGGTATGCAGCATTTTCCCATGGATGAATACAGTGAACAGGCTGGTGCTATCGCCAGCAATATTTTGCCATTTGTAACCGGAAGCTACTCACTCGGTGGCCAACAATGGTCGCTATTTCGACCGGGGCTGCTGGCAGAAGATCCGCGTTTCATCAACGCGGCCAAAGGTTAG
- a CDS encoding methyl-accepting chemotaxis protein, with amino-acid sequence MKTESRSPFAAVKASPGISIAVLLLIACFAAIAVSYFIVQKDADNDQRYLQQVADLRAEAYRLTALSRDATSGDEEAFTELTGVLSSMSSTWESLRASDERTRRELNNEFAAFNGIWGSVRDNAQTIVTNRELIVSLNNVGNNLNDNLPNLQAQHNNIVEILLENNAPADQVSQAQMQSWRAERIGRNVDKMLRGDTDASSAADQFNLDANIYGRVLTAMQQGDPTMRISRVSDANARASLEQISEMFAAVNQSIQEMVEGSTTLFRARQASDALLEDSPQLLQALAAIADKISIQASARPINNQLILILAAIAVLCAAFIGISLFRNTRRRLVHTAETNERNQTAILRLLDELADLADGDLTTTATVTEDFTGAIADSINFTIDQLRILVARINETAVNVSAAAQETQQTALHLAEASEHQAQEIAGASAAVNEMAVTIDQVSANAAESAAVAERAVSIAGNGAKVVQNTIHGMDTIREQIQDTSKRIKRLGESSQEIGDIVSLINDIADQTNILALNAAIQASMAGDAGRGFAVVADEVQRLAERSAAATKQIEALVKTIQNDTNEAVISMEQTTSEVVRGARLAQDAGVALEEIENVSGNLAELIQNISNAARQQASSAGHISNTMNVIQEITTQTSAGTSATAQSIGNLAEMALDLRESVAGFKLPEEDVIIDARHAHKPAPAAAAVDYDTEIIDLDDEVLPGDEDDYSHVAAKA; translated from the coding sequence ATGAAAACTGAATCCAGAAGCCCTTTTGCGGCAGTCAAGGCGAGTCCGGGAATTTCGATTGCCGTGCTATTGCTGATTGCCTGCTTCGCGGCAATTGCAGTGAGTTACTTCATTGTGCAGAAAGACGCAGATAACGATCAGCGCTATCTGCAACAAGTGGCGGATCTCCGTGCGGAAGCCTATCGACTTACGGCATTGTCCCGTGATGCGACCTCCGGTGACGAGGAGGCATTCACTGAATTAACCGGCGTATTAAGTAGTATGTCCAGCACCTGGGAATCCCTGCGTGCCAGCGATGAACGAACCCGCCGCGAATTGAACAATGAGTTTGCAGCTTTTAATGGCATCTGGGGAAGTGTCCGCGACAATGCCCAGACCATTGTGACCAACCGTGAACTAATCGTTAGCCTCAACAATGTTGGTAACAACCTGAATGACAACCTGCCCAACCTGCAGGCCCAGCACAACAACATCGTGGAAATCCTGCTGGAAAACAATGCACCGGCGGATCAGGTCTCACAGGCGCAAATGCAATCCTGGCGGGCGGAGCGTATCGGTCGGAACGTGGACAAGATGCTGCGTGGTGACACTGACGCAAGCAGCGCTGCTGACCAATTCAACCTCGACGCCAACATCTACGGTCGTGTACTAACGGCAATGCAACAGGGCGACCCAACCATGCGGATTTCTCGCGTGTCTGATGCCAATGCGCGTGCCAGCCTTGAACAAATTTCTGAAATGTTTGCTGCGGTAAATCAATCCATCCAGGAGATGGTTGAAGGTTCCACTACCCTGTTCCGCGCACGTCAGGCCAGTGACGCGCTGCTCGAAGACAGCCCACAGTTATTGCAAGCATTGGCGGCTATCGCCGATAAAATCTCAATCCAGGCCAGTGCACGTCCGATCAACAACCAACTGATTCTGATCCTCGCCGCTATCGCGGTACTTTGCGCTGCCTTTATCGGTATCAGCCTGTTCCGTAACACTCGCCGCCGTCTGGTTCACACTGCGGAAACGAATGAACGTAACCAGACTGCGATTTTGCGTCTGCTCGACGAACTGGCCGACCTCGCGGACGGTGACCTGACAACGACAGCAACGGTAACCGAGGACTTCACCGGTGCGATTGCGGACTCCATCAACTTCACTATCGACCAGCTGCGTATCCTGGTAGCGCGAATCAACGAAACTGCGGTAAACGTATCGGCGGCTGCACAGGAAACCCAGCAAACTGCATTGCACCTCGCTGAAGCATCTGAACACCAGGCGCAAGAAATCGCCGGTGCATCTGCCGCGGTAAACGAAATGGCGGTCACCATTGACCAGGTATCGGCAAACGCCGCTGAATCAGCAGCGGTAGCGGAGCGCGCGGTATCGATCGCGGGCAACGGCGCTAAAGTGGTACAGAACACTATTCACGGGATGGATACCATCCGCGAACAGATTCAGGACACATCCAAACGTATTAAACGTCTCGGTGAATCGTCACAAGAGATTGGTGATATCGTAAGTTTGATTAACGACATTGCTGACCAAACGAACATCCTCGCACTTAACGCGGCAATTCAGGCATCTATGGCCGGTGACGCGGGCCGCGGCTTCGCGGTGGTAGCGGACGAAGTTCAACGCCTTGCGGAACGTTCCGCAGCAGCAACCAAGCAGATCGAAGCGCTGGTAAAAACCATTCAGAACGATACCAACGAAGCCGTAATTTCGATGGAACAAACCACCTCTGAAGTAGTGCGCGGTGCGCGCCTCGCGCAGGACGCGGGTGTGGCACTGGAAGAGATTGAAAACGTATCCGGCAACCTTGCGGAATTGATTCAAAACATTTCTAACGCAGCTCGCCAACAAGCGTCATCCGCAGGTCATATCTCCAACACGATGAATGTTATCCAGGAGATTACGACCCAAACATCCGCCGGTACTTCTGCTACCGCACAATCGATTGGTAACCTCGCCGAAATGGCACTCGATCTGCGTGAGTCCGTTGCCGGCTTCAAACTGCCGGAAGAGGACGTCATTATCGATGCACGTCACGCCCACAAACCGGCACCAGCGGCGGCTGCGGTTGACTACGATACCGAAATCATTGATCTGGATGACGAAGTTCTGCCCGGTGATGAAGATGATTACTCTCACGTAGCGGCGAAGGCATGA
- a CDS encoding protein-glutamate O-methyltransferase CheR: protein MAWSLRKLPTLSDRQFAQWSTLLEERTGIHLVRQQRTLLESQVSIRMRELGLDDYDRYYVEVTHGVSGMMEWSTLVDRIAVKETSFFRHRPSLEYVRRYLQNKINNQQLPGSFDVWSIGCATGEEAYSLAMVINDCFELAALNPYYGITAVDISTTALTKAREAHYSARKLEEVKPEEIKRYLQHCDDGSYEVVSKLRERVCFTQGNIIRPDCMPHVKVDVIFCQNLLVYFRRWLRRDILNALVDRLKPGGLLIIGLGEAVDWEHPKMHRVSVDDVQAYLRDEREEQ from the coding sequence ATGGCGTGGTCACTGAGAAAATTACCGACGCTCTCCGACAGGCAGTTTGCTCAGTGGAGTACGCTGCTGGAAGAGCGCACCGGCATTCATCTGGTGCGCCAACAGCGGACGTTGTTGGAGTCACAAGTATCCATTCGTATGCGCGAATTGGGTCTCGACGACTATGATCGGTATTACGTCGAGGTCACTCACGGCGTGTCCGGCATGATGGAATGGTCTACGCTGGTCGATCGCATCGCGGTGAAGGAAACCAGTTTTTTCCGTCACCGTCCGTCATTGGAATATGTCCGTCGTTATCTGCAAAACAAGATCAACAACCAGCAATTGCCGGGCAGTTTCGATGTGTGGAGCATCGGCTGTGCTACCGGTGAAGAAGCTTATTCGCTGGCGATGGTGATCAACGATTGCTTCGAGCTCGCGGCGCTGAATCCTTATTACGGTATAACCGCCGTGGACATCAGCACCACCGCCTTGACCAAAGCCCGGGAAGCGCATTATTCCGCGCGCAAACTCGAAGAAGTCAAACCCGAAGAAATCAAACGTTACTTGCAACACTGCGATGACGGCAGCTATGAAGTCGTCAGCAAACTGCGGGAGCGTGTGTGTTTCACCCAAGGCAATATCATTCGCCCCGACTGCATGCCGCACGTCAAGGTGGATGTCATCTTTTGTCAAAATTTACTGGTTTATTTTCGCCGCTGGTTACGGCGGGATATCCTGAATGCTTTAGTTGATCGGCTGAAACCCGGTGGTTTGTTAATTATCGGGTTAGGCGAAGCGGTTGACTGGGAGCATCCCAAAATGCACCGCGTTTCTGTAGACGACGTGCAAGCATATCTACGCGATGAGCGAGAAGAACAATGA